The following are encoded in a window of Actinomycetota bacterium genomic DNA:
- a CDS encoding MurT ligase domain-containing protein → MTATSPRLSARTALALRAGRIAGLVSRRAGVGAGVTIGGRVALVVSPKALAELAAGRGPCVISGTNGKTTTTRLIAAGMVGAGRRVVSNGTGANLASGLASALGEGDRAALPVLEIDEAVLPRVIGALDPGLVILTNLSRDQLDRYGEVGTVAGRWRQMLQDRPGQRVIANAADPLVVWAASPAETTWVDTGLTWREDATVCPACGALLEWGDGGFASACGFHQPVPDITLRHGVVSLGGEQVALSLDLPGRWNQANAAMALAACQALGVAPAAAAASMAAVREVSGRQATWALGDGRRARLLLAKNPAGWTEVLHYVAGSAAGIVLVLNCQVADGKDPSWLWDVPFELLAGRGAGRVAAAGERVLDLAVRLRYAGIEPVVEPDPLRAAAAVDGDGVEVLATYSAFVALGRRLRGAP, encoded by the coding sequence GTGACCGCGACCTCGCCCCGGCTCTCGGCCCGGACCGCGCTGGCCCTCCGGGCCGGGCGCATCGCCGGGCTGGTGTCCCGCCGCGCCGGGGTGGGGGCCGGGGTGACGATCGGGGGCCGGGTGGCCCTGGTGGTGTCGCCCAAGGCCCTGGCGGAGCTGGCGGCGGGCCGGGGGCCGTGCGTGATCTCGGGCACCAATGGCAAGACCACCACCACGCGGCTGATCGCCGCCGGCATGGTGGGTGCCGGGCGGCGCGTGGTCTCCAATGGCACCGGCGCCAACCTGGCGTCCGGGCTGGCGTCGGCGCTGGGCGAGGGCGACCGCGCCGCGCTGCCGGTGCTGGAGATCGACGAGGCGGTGCTGCCCCGGGTGATCGGTGCCCTGGACCCCGGCCTGGTGATCCTCACCAACTTGAGCCGGGACCAGCTGGACCGCTACGGCGAGGTGGGTACCGTGGCCGGGCGCTGGCGCCAGATGCTGCAGGACCGCCCGGGCCAGCGGGTCATCGCCAACGCCGCCGACCCGTTGGTGGTCTGGGCGGCGTCGCCGGCGGAGACGACCTGGGTGGATACCGGGCTGACGTGGCGGGAGGACGCCACGGTGTGCCCCGCCTGCGGGGCCCTGCTGGAATGGGGGGACGGGGGCTTCGCCTCGGCGTGCGGGTTCCACCAGCCGGTACCGGACATCACCCTGCGCCACGGTGTCGTGTCGCTGGGCGGGGAACAGGTGGCACTCAGTCTGGACCTCCCCGGCCGCTGGAACCAGGCGAACGCCGCGATGGCGCTGGCCGCATGCCAGGCCCTCGGCGTGGCCCCGGCTGCGGCGGCGGCGTCGATGGCGGCCGTCCGGGAAGTGAGCGGCCGCCAGGCCACCTGGGCGCTGGGCGACGGGCGCCGGGCCCGGCTGCTCCTGGCGAAGAACCCCGCCGGGTGGACCGAGGTCCTGCACTACGTCGCCGGCTCGGCGGCCGGGATCGTGCTGGTCCTGAACTGCCAGGTCGCCGACGGCAAGGACCCCTCCTGGCTGTGGGACGTGCCCTTCGAGCTGCTGGCCGGCCGCGGGGCGGGCCGGGTGGCGGCGGCAGGGGAGCGCGTGCTGGACCTGGCCGTGCGGCTGCGGTATGCCGGCATCGAGCCCGTCGTCGAGCCCGATCCGCTCCGGGCGGCGGCAGCGGTGGATGGCGACGGCGTCGAGGTGCTGGCCACCTACAGTGCGTTTGTGGCGCTCGGCCGGCGGCTGCGGGGTGCGCCGTGA
- a CDS encoding glutamine amidotransferase, with amino-acid sequence MTDPVRIGLIYPELMGTYGDRGNAVVLERRLAWRGLAGEVVTIPAGEPVPGGLDLYVLGGAEDVPQTLAAEGLLASKAAIGGALDGGAAMLAVCAGFQLIGSSYVRTDGARVPGMGLVDADTVAGPRRRIGEVVIDPFPGGLPLLTGFENHAGVTTLGPGARPLGAVLVGTGNGDGQDGAWVERRFVATYLHGPVLARNAALADLLLTWVAGPLPALRDGSGDALVEKLHAERLAAAGVGRSGRR; translated from the coding sequence GTGACGGATCCTGTGCGCATCGGCCTGATCTACCCCGAGCTCATGGGCACCTACGGGGACCGGGGCAACGCGGTGGTGCTGGAGCGCCGGCTGGCGTGGCGAGGCCTCGCCGGCGAGGTGGTCACCATCCCTGCCGGCGAGCCGGTGCCCGGAGGCCTCGACCTCTACGTGCTGGGCGGGGCCGAGGACGTCCCCCAGACCCTGGCGGCCGAGGGCCTCCTGGCGTCGAAGGCGGCGATCGGCGGGGCGTTGGACGGCGGGGCGGCGATGCTGGCCGTGTGCGCCGGGTTCCAGCTGATCGGCTCCAGCTACGTGCGCACCGATGGTGCCCGGGTGCCCGGCATGGGCCTGGTGGACGCCGACACGGTGGCCGGCCCCCGGCGGCGCATCGGCGAGGTGGTCATCGACCCCTTCCCGGGCGGGCTCCCCCTCCTCACCGGGTTCGAGAACCACGCCGGGGTGACCACCCTCGGCCCGGGGGCGCGCCCACTCGGCGCCGTGCTGGTGGGCACGGGCAACGGGGACGGCCAGGACGGCGCCTGGGTGGAGCGCCGCTTTGTGGCCACCTACCTCCACGGCCCGGTGCTGGCCCGTAATGCCGCTTTGGCCGACCTGCTGCTGACCTGGGTGGCCGGCCCGCTGCCGGCGCTGCGGGACGGATCGGGCGACGCCCTGGTGGAAAAGCTGCACGCCGAGCGCCTGGCGGCGGCCGGGGTCGGCAGATCCGGCCGGCGGTGA
- a CDS encoding pyridoxamine 5'-phosphate oxidase family protein, producing the protein MTAGPVSFEDWERERIHGAIGVLATVSPDGGPHAAPVQVNVEGDTLRFETEPDARKFKNLVANPQVAICVFGSPKWGVVVRGRAEVLTADDGRGQAQVRLHPGSKATWRRREG; encoded by the coding sequence TTGACTGCAGGTCCGGTCTCCTTCGAGGACTGGGAGCGCGAGCGCATCCACGGCGCCATCGGGGTGCTTGCCACGGTGAGCCCCGACGGCGGGCCGCACGCCGCCCCGGTGCAGGTCAACGTGGAGGGTGACACCCTGCGCTTCGAGACCGAGCCCGACGCCCGCAAGTTCAAGAACCTGGTGGCCAACCCCCAGGTGGCTATCTGCGTGTTCGGGAGCCCGAAATGGGGCGTCGTGGTCCGGGGGAGGGCCGAGGTGCTGACCGCCGACGACGGCCGTGGGCAGGCCCAGGTGCGCCTGCACCCGGGCTCCAAGGCCACCTGGCGCCGCCGGGAGGGTTGA
- a CDS encoding zinc-dependent alcohol dehydrogenase family protein, with protein MRAWVVDQPGPIDGGPLALVDLPVPIPGPGEIRVKVTHCGVCRTDLHLAEGDLAPHWRRRVPGHEVVGRVDAFGPDAHRFRPGDRVGMAWLRSTDGTCRFCRAGSENLCVAPAFTGWDADGGYAEYAVVPEAFAYPLPEGVPGQDLAPLLCAGIIGYRALRSCKLAPGGRLGIYGFGGSAHLTAQVALAEGARVHVLTRDAAARDLARELGAASAGGAYDAPPEPLDAAILFAPVGDLVPVALAALDRGGTLAVAGIHLSAIPPLDYQEHLFQERTLRSVTANTRQDGRDFLDAAARIPVRPTTRLYPFEEAPRALADLAHGAFTGAAVLVL; from the coding sequence GTGCGGGCCTGGGTAGTCGACCAGCCCGGGCCGATCGACGGCGGCCCGCTGGCCCTCGTGGACCTGCCGGTGCCCATCCCCGGGCCGGGCGAGATCCGGGTCAAGGTGACCCACTGCGGCGTCTGCCGCACGGACCTGCACCTCGCCGAGGGCGACCTTGCCCCCCACTGGCGGCGCCGGGTGCCGGGCCACGAGGTCGTGGGCCGGGTGGACGCCTTCGGCCCCGACGCCCACCGGTTCCGCCCGGGCGACCGGGTGGGGATGGCCTGGCTGCGCAGCACCGACGGCACCTGCCGGTTCTGCCGGGCGGGCAGCGAGAACCTCTGCGTGGCACCGGCGTTCACCGGCTGGGATGCCGACGGCGGCTACGCCGAGTACGCCGTGGTGCCCGAGGCGTTCGCCTATCCGCTCCCCGAGGGGGTCCCCGGCCAGGACCTGGCTCCCCTGCTGTGCGCCGGGATCATCGGGTACCGGGCCCTGCGGTCCTGCAAGCTGGCGCCCGGCGGCCGGCTGGGCATCTACGGGTTCGGGGGGTCGGCGCACCTGACCGCCCAGGTGGCCCTGGCCGAGGGCGCCCGGGTCCACGTCCTCACCCGGGATGCCGCCGCCCGGGATCTCGCCCGGGAACTGGGGGCGGCCTCAGCCGGGGGCGCCTACGACGCCCCGCCCGAGCCGCTGGACGCCGCCATCCTCTTCGCCCCGGTGGGTGATCTCGTCCCCGTGGCCCTGGCGGCGCTGGACCGGGGCGGGACCCTGGCGGTGGCCGGCATCCACCTCTCCGCCATACCGCCGCTCGACTACCAGGAGCACCTCTTCCAGGAGCGCACGCTGCGCAGCGTCACCGCCAACACCCGCCAGGATGGCAGGGACTTCCTGGACGCCGCCGCCCGGATCCCGGTGCGGCCGACGACGCGCCTCTACCCGTTCGAGGAGGCACCCCGCGCCCTGGCCGACCTGGCCCACGGCGCGTTCACCGGGGCGGCGGTGCTGGTCCTCTAA
- a CDS encoding homoserine dehydrogenase yields MGDEIGIGLLGCGIVGSAVARILSAHADEITERSGAQLVIRRVAVRNLAKERAVDVPHDLFTTDPMAVVLDPDVRIVIEVMGGIEPARSLILEALGAGKSVVSANKELIATLGREIFEAAERSGADFAFEAAVAGGIPIIKPLKESLAGERISRVMGIINGTTNFILTRMSVEGLEFDQALAEAKRLGYTELDPSADIEGFDPAAKVSILASICFNARVVAGDVYREGITEVTARDIAFAHDLGYEVKLLGIAEMVDGQVAARVHPAMIPLSHPLASVRNNLNAVFVEGVNVGQLMFYGQGAGGPPTGTSVVGDVVDLARNITTGSRGVGCTCYHHNARIRPMDETASQYYILLEVEDRPGVLARVAQTFADRGVSINSVRQQGYGDEARLVLITHRAREQDFQAILGDLRGLEVVEEVASWMRVIDEE; encoded by the coding sequence GTGGGAGACGAAATCGGCATCGGGCTGCTGGGCTGCGGCATCGTGGGCTCGGCGGTCGCCCGCATCCTGTCGGCCCACGCCGACGAGATCACCGAGCGCTCGGGGGCGCAGCTGGTCATCCGGCGGGTGGCCGTGCGCAACCTGGCGAAGGAACGGGCGGTGGACGTGCCGCACGACCTGTTCACCACCGACCCGATGGCAGTGGTCCTCGATCCCGATGTGCGCATCGTCATCGAGGTCATGGGCGGCATCGAGCCCGCCCGGAGCCTGATCCTGGAGGCGCTCGGCGCCGGCAAGTCCGTGGTCAGCGCCAACAAGGAGCTGATCGCCACCCTGGGACGGGAGATCTTCGAGGCCGCTGAGCGCTCCGGCGCCGACTTCGCCTTCGAGGCGGCGGTGGCAGGCGGCATCCCGATCATCAAGCCCCTGAAGGAGTCCCTGGCGGGGGAGCGGATCTCCCGGGTGATGGGCATCATCAACGGCACCACCAATTTCATCCTCACCCGGATGAGCGTCGAGGGCCTCGAGTTCGACCAGGCCCTGGCCGAGGCCAAGCGCCTGGGCTACACCGAGCTGGACCCCTCGGCCGACATCGAGGGCTTCGACCCCGCCGCCAAGGTGTCCATCCTGGCCAGCATCTGCTTCAACGCCCGGGTGGTGGCCGGTGACGTCTACCGGGAGGGGATCACGGAGGTGACCGCCCGGGACATCGCCTTCGCCCACGACCTGGGCTATGAGGTCAAGCTGCTGGGCATCGCCGAGATGGTGGACGGGCAGGTGGCCGCCCGGGTGCACCCGGCGATGATCCCGCTGTCCCACCCGCTGGCATCGGTGCGCAACAACCTGAATGCCGTGTTCGTCGAGGGGGTCAACGTCGGCCAGCTCATGTTCTACGGCCAGGGTGCCGGGGGCCCGCCCACGGGGACCTCGGTGGTGGGCGACGTCGTCGACCTGGCCCGCAACATCACCACGGGCAGCCGGGGCGTCGGGTGCACCTGCTACCACCACAACGCCCGGATCCGGCCGATGGACGAGACCGCCTCGCAGTACTACATCCTGCTGGAGGTCGAGGACCGCCCCGGGGTGCTGGCCCGGGTGGCGCAGACCTTCGCCGACCGCGGGGTGAGCATCAACAGCGTGCGCCAGCAGGGCTACGGCGACGAGGCCCGTCTGGTGCTCATCACGCACCGGGCCCGGGAGCAGGACTTCCAGGCCATCCTGGGCGACCTGCGCGGCCTGGAGGTCGTTGAGGAGGTGGCCTCCTGGATGCGGGTCATCGACGAGGAATGA
- the thrC gene encoding threonine synthase, translated as MSHMWRGIIEEYRDRLPVTETTPVVTLQEGGTPLIRAHRLSQVTGLEVYLKYEGANPTGSFKDRGMTLAVSKAVENGAKAIVCASTGNTSASAAAYATRAGVVCAVLIPSGKIAPGKLAQALVHGARVIEIDGNFDQALEITRKLEASYPITLVNSINPYRIEGQKTGAFEVCDALGRAPDLHLIPVGNAGNITSYWKGYREYHRDGIIDSLPAMHGFQAAGASPIVRGHPVDDPRTIATAIRIGNPASWDSALAAAQDSGGSIAAVRDKDILEAYRLVAREEGLFCELASAASVAGLLQLHAAGRLPASGMAVCVLTGNGLKDPDWAIMGAPPPRRARPEVVAVAEAIGF; from the coding sequence ATGAGCCACATGTGGCGGGGGATCATCGAGGAGTACCGGGACCGCCTCCCGGTCACCGAGACCACCCCTGTGGTGACCCTGCAGGAGGGCGGCACGCCGCTCATCCGGGCGCACCGGCTGTCCCAGGTGACCGGGCTGGAGGTGTACCTCAAGTACGAGGGCGCCAACCCCACCGGGTCGTTCAAGGACCGGGGCATGACCCTCGCCGTCTCCAAGGCGGTGGAGAACGGCGCCAAGGCCATCGTGTGCGCCTCGACCGGCAACACCTCGGCCTCGGCGGCGGCCTACGCCACCCGGGCGGGCGTGGTGTGCGCCGTGCTCATCCCCAGCGGCAAGATCGCCCCCGGCAAGCTGGCCCAGGCGCTGGTGCACGGCGCCCGGGTGATCGAGATCGATGGGAACTTCGACCAGGCCCTCGAGATCACCCGCAAGCTGGAGGCGTCCTACCCGATCACCCTGGTGAACTCGATCAACCCCTACCGCATCGAAGGCCAGAAGACCGGGGCGTTCGAGGTCTGCGACGCCCTGGGGCGGGCACCGGACCTGCACCTCATCCCGGTGGGCAACGCCGGCAACATCACCTCGTACTGGAAGGGCTACCGGGAGTACCACCGGGACGGCATCATCGACTCGCTGCCGGCGATGCACGGGTTCCAGGCGGCGGGGGCGTCCCCCATCGTGCGGGGCCACCCGGTGGATGACCCCCGGACGATCGCCACCGCCATCCGGATCGGCAACCCGGCCTCCTGGGACAGTGCCCTGGCTGCCGCGCAGGACTCGGGCGGGTCGATCGCCGCGGTACGCGACAAGGACATCCTGGAGGCCTACCGCCTGGTGGCCCGGGAGGAGGGCCTGTTCTGCGAGCTGGCTTCGGCCGCCTCGGTGGCCGGTCTGCTCCAGCTGCACGCCGCCGGCCGGCTCCCGGCCAGTGGCATGGCGGTCTGCGTGCTGACCGGGAACGGGCTGAAGGACCCCGACTGGGCCATCATGGGGGCGCCCCCGCCCCGCCGGGCGCGCCCCGAGGTGGTGGCAGTCGCCGAGGCCATTGGCTTCTAG
- the thrB gene encoding homoserine kinase — protein sequence MPATTANLGPGFDCLGAALGLYLELVFEAAPSSETVAADPAFVAGPVGEDLTHRAFVGAWAAVGEQAPPVKVTVARAYPAGRGLGASASAIVGGLVGARALGGLALSDDELAGLAVRIEGHADNVLPALFGGLVLAGSGVGWQRFTPSPAVCPIVLVAREAFATKAARQVLPDAVPRADALANMAACAALVAILAGLQSPTGLLRATEDRLHEPYRLPLMTETRALHAGLRAAGVPAALSGAGPSVLILVDDVAAGEAREVARDLLPDGWGIADAGWDLTGARAH from the coding sequence GTGCCGGCCACCACCGCCAACCTGGGACCCGGGTTCGACTGCCTGGGGGCTGCGCTCGGTCTGTACCTGGAGCTGGTCTTCGAAGCGGCCCCCTCGTCGGAAACCGTTGCGGCAGACCCGGCATTCGTCGCCGGGCCAGTCGGCGAGGACCTGACCCACCGGGCATTCGTCGGGGCGTGGGCGGCGGTGGGGGAGCAGGCGCCGCCGGTGAAGGTCACCGTGGCGCGGGCCTACCCGGCCGGGCGGGGCCTCGGGGCGTCGGCGTCGGCGATCGTGGGCGGGCTGGTGGGGGCGCGGGCGCTGGGTGGGTTGGCGCTGTCCGACGACGAGCTGGCGGGCCTGGCGGTGCGCATCGAAGGCCACGCCGACAACGTGCTCCCGGCGCTGTTCGGGGGCCTCGTGCTGGCGGGCTCGGGGGTGGGGTGGCAGCGCTTCACGCCCTCGCCGGCGGTGTGCCCGATCGTCCTCGTCGCACGGGAAGCCTTTGCCACCAAGGCCGCCCGCCAGGTGCTGCCCGACGCCGTCCCCCGGGCGGACGCCCTGGCGAACATGGCGGCATGCGCGGCACTCGTGGCGATCCTGGCCGGGCTGCAGTCCCCCACGGGGCTTCTGCGGGCCACGGAGGACCGGTTGCACGAGCCCTACCGGCTGCCCCTGATGACCGAGACCCGGGCGCTGCATGCCGGTCTGCGGGCTGCCGGGGTGCCCGCCGCCCTCTCGGGGGCGGGGCCGTCCGTGCTGATCCTGGTGGATGATGTCGCCGCCGGCGAGGCCCGGGAGGTGGCCCGGGACCTGCTGCCGGACGGGTGGGGCATCGCCGATGCCGGGTGGGACCTTACCGGGGCGCGGGCCCACTGA
- a CDS encoding 2,3-diphosphoglycerate synthetase: MAPPGVARDPRCLVLVDGEHYPPVIARALAMLVAEGDRPVAALLVGGQEKLGQVPWDLGIPVEVPSGIEDREAALARVLRQTGVRRVVDLSDEPILGYTARTRMASVALWCGATYEGADFCFTPPDRSAHPAVPSVAVFGTGKRTGKTAMAGFAARLYREAGLDPVVLAMGRGGPAEPEVLAAGTRLDREHLLALVAEGRHASSDYVEDAMTSGAATVGAWRAGGGLAGAMAYTNFPAALAAAEALAPGLLVLEGSGAAIPPARAGAGVLVANAATAPEALGSYFGLYRLLLADVVVLTMCEESLGQEYMAAAKRCARSTSLSQPKVVCTVFRPYPLADVSGRKIWFGTTANERAGPVLKHHLEATFGCEVVAISHALARRDELRRDLSSLADAAGGHPVEALAVELKAAAVDVVTRWAAEHGLDVVYVDNRPQVVGGEGPLEPLLLEVAQLARTRWTP; the protein is encoded by the coding sequence ATGGCACCTCCCGGTGTTGCGCGCGATCCCCGTTGCCTTGTCCTGGTGGACGGGGAGCACTACCCACCGGTCATCGCCCGAGCGCTGGCAATGCTGGTGGCCGAGGGCGACCGGCCCGTCGCCGCCCTGCTGGTGGGGGGTCAGGAGAAGCTGGGCCAGGTGCCGTGGGACCTCGGCATCCCGGTGGAGGTGCCCTCCGGCATCGAGGACCGGGAGGCGGCCCTGGCCCGGGTCCTGCGCCAGACGGGGGTCAGGCGGGTGGTGGACCTGTCCGACGAGCCCATCCTGGGCTACACCGCCCGCACCCGGATGGCCTCGGTGGCCCTGTGGTGCGGCGCCACCTACGAAGGGGCCGACTTCTGCTTCACCCCACCCGACCGATCGGCCCACCCCGCCGTGCCCTCGGTGGCGGTCTTCGGGACCGGCAAGCGCACGGGCAAGACCGCCATGGCCGGCTTCGCCGCCCGCTTGTACCGGGAGGCGGGCCTCGACCCGGTGGTGCTGGCCATGGGGCGGGGTGGCCCGGCGGAGCCCGAGGTCCTGGCCGCCGGCACCCGGCTGGACCGGGAGCACCTGCTGGCCCTGGTGGCCGAGGGCCGGCATGCCTCGAGCGACTATGTCGAGGACGCCATGACCTCGGGGGCGGCCACCGTCGGCGCCTGGCGGGCCGGCGGCGGGCTGGCCGGGGCGATGGCCTACACCAACTTCCCCGCCGCCCTGGCGGCGGCCGAGGCCCTGGCGCCCGGACTGCTGGTGCTCGAGGGCAGCGGCGCCGCCATCCCGCCCGCCCGGGCGGGGGCAGGGGTGCTGGTGGCCAATGCCGCCACGGCCCCGGAAGCCCTCGGCAGCTACTTCGGTTTGTACCGGTTGTTGCTCGCGGACGTGGTCGTGCTTACAATGTGTGAAGAGAGCCTCGGCCAGGAGTACATGGCGGCGGCCAAGCGTTGCGCTCGGAGTACTTCCCTCAGCCAACCAAAGGTTGTTTGCACCGTCTTTCGACCCTACCCCCTAGCAGACGTCTCGGGAAGGAAAATCTGGTTCGGAACCACGGCGAACGAGCGGGCGGGACCGGTTCTCAAGCACCATTTGGAGGCAACGTTCGGGTGTGAGGTAGTCGCAATTAGCCATGCCTTGGCGCGGCGGGACGAGTTGCGGCGGGACCTCAGTTCGCTGGCGGATGCGGCAGGCGGTCACCCGGTGGAGGCGTTGGCGGTAGAGCTGAAGGCAGCAGCCGTGGATGTGGTCACGCGCTGGGCAGCAGAGCACGGACTGGACGTGGTGTACGTGGACAATCGCCCGCAGGTCGTCGGTGGCGAAGGACCCCTGGAGCCATTGCTGCTGGAGGTTGCGCAGCTGGCCCGTACACGATGGACGCCGTGA
- a CDS encoding AAA family ATPase: MKVRRAATPAPILISDTTQGLPYSKGLLASSMMVAGVAPAQAYRVAERVEQVLVERGVSQISGTELRDLAASMLAEADQAHAQGYLDWQAVEDLEQPLVILIGGATGVGKSTIATQLAARLGITRVISTDAIREVLRSAFSEALMPSLYVSSFNADAALRVRSISSPAEQLIVGFQEQVTAVSVGIKALISRALEEGTDIIVEGAHVVPGFLDGWEEEFTQAVLVPVVVAVSDAETHRTHFELRAMETRARPRDRYLAHFDKIRALQAYIVKQAERTGTPVVEMVDLDSALQRVAALVMTKALERAGAWKEAEGAAALGTAPDAPQVDDVNDVGDAGSPVASGRRSRNGLSATRRVAKAGRMGAWEPLGARRRG; this comes from the coding sequence ATGAAGGTCCGCCGGGCGGCGACGCCGGCCCCGATCCTCATCTCCGACACCACCCAGGGCCTCCCGTATTCCAAAGGCCTGCTGGCATCATCGATGATGGTGGCCGGCGTGGCGCCCGCCCAGGCGTACCGGGTTGCCGAGCGGGTGGAGCAGGTGCTGGTGGAGCGGGGCGTGAGCCAGATCTCCGGGACGGAGCTCCGGGACCTCGCCGCCTCGATGCTGGCCGAAGCCGACCAGGCCCACGCCCAGGGCTACCTGGACTGGCAGGCGGTGGAGGACCTGGAGCAGCCGCTGGTCATCCTGATCGGCGGGGCCACCGGGGTGGGCAAATCCACCATCGCCACCCAGCTGGCCGCCCGGCTCGGGATCACCCGGGTGATCTCCACCGACGCCATCCGGGAGGTGTTGCGGTCCGCCTTCTCGGAGGCCCTGATGCCCAGCCTGTACGTGTCGTCGTTCAATGCCGATGCCGCCCTCCGGGTGCGGTCGATCTCGTCGCCCGCCGAGCAGCTGATCGTGGGGTTCCAGGAGCAGGTCACGGCGGTGTCGGTAGGCATCAAGGCCCTGATTTCCCGGGCTCTGGAGGAGGGAACCGATATCATTGTGGAGGGTGCCCACGTCGTCCCCGGTTTCCTGGACGGGTGGGAGGAGGAGTTCACTCAGGCGGTCCTGGTCCCCGTGGTCGTGGCCGTGTCGGATGCCGAGACCCACCGGACCCACTTCGAGCTCCGGGCAATGGAGACCCGGGCGCGGCCCCGGGACCGGTACCTGGCCCACTTCGACAAGATCCGGGCGCTCCAGGCCTACATCGTCAAGCAGGCGGAGCGGACCGGTACCCCGGTGGTGGAGATGGTCGACCTCGACTCAGCCCTCCAACGGGTCGCGGCCCTGGTGATGACCAAGGCCCTGGAGCGGGCGGGGGCCTGGAAGGAGGCCGAGGGCGCAGCGGCCCTGGGGACGGCGCCGGATGCCCCCCAAGTGGACGACGTGAACGACGTGGGTGATGCAGGTTCTCCGGTGGCATCGGGGCGCCGGTCACGCAACGGGTTGAGCGCCACACGCCGGGTGGCGAAGGCGGGCCGGATGGGAGCCTGGGAGCCCCTCGGGGCACGGAGGCGAGGTTAA